One Elaeis guineensis isolate ETL-2024a chromosome 10, EG11, whole genome shotgun sequence genomic window carries:
- the LOC105059855 gene encoding porphobilinogen deaminase, chloroplastic — translation MRTTTHQLLITAPANLRPGRRPASSLALLSRPPRRRATVVRAAVAVEQEVKTKVSLVRIGTRGSPLALAQAHETRDKLMATHSELAEDGAIEIIIIKTTGDKILNQPLADIGGKGLFTKEIDEALLEGKIDIAVHSMKDVPTYFPDGMILPCNLPREDVRDAFICLTAKSLSELPAGSLVGSASLRRQSQILYRYPSLRVVNFRGNVQTRLKKLKEGEVQATLLALAGLKRLKMTEHVTAILSVEEMLPAIAQGAIGIACRSNDEKMANYISLLNHEETRLAVACERAFLETLDGSCRTPIAGYACRDENGYCVFRGLVASPDGSRVLETSRKGSYTLGDMVAMGKDAGKELLATAGPGFFDW, via the exons ATGAGGACCACCACCCACCAGCTTCTCATCACCGCTCCCGCCAATCTGAGGCCCGGGAGGAGGCCCGCCTCATCTTTAGCGCTCCTCTCGAGGCCCCCCAGGAGGAGGGCCACGGTCGTTAGGGCGGCTGTGGCCGTGGAGCAGGAGGTGAAGACCAAGGTCTCCCTTGTGAGGATTGGTACCAGAGGGAG TCCACTAGCACTCGCCCAAGCCCACGAGACACGAGACAAACTCATGGCAACTCATTCTGAGCTAGCTGAGGATGGAGCTATTGAGATAATAATTATTAAGACTACAGGTGACAAAATACTCAATCAACCACTAGCAGATATAGGTGGCAAAGGTCTTTTCACGAAAGAGATAGATGAGGCCCTCTTGGAGGGCAAAATTGACATTGCAGTTCACTCGATGAAGGATGTTCCTACATATTTTCCTGATGGAATGATCTTACCATGCAACCTTCCCCGAGAAGATGTAAGGGATGCATTTATTTGTTTGACTGCAAAGTCTCTTTCAGAGCTTCCGGCTGGAAGCCTTGTTGGAAGTGCTTCCCTTCGGAGGCAGTCTCAAATACTCTATAGATATCCGTCTCTCAGA GTGGTTAACTTCAGAGGCAATGTCCAAACacgattgaaaaaattaaaagaagggGAGGTCCAAGCGACTTTGTTGGCATTGGCTGGGCTTAAGCGGCTAAAAATGACGGAGCATGTCACAGCTATACTATCCGTTGAAGAAATGCTTCCAGCAATCGCTCAAGGTGCTATCGGTATTGCTTGTAGAAGCAATGATGAGAAAATG GCTAATTATATATCTTTGCTGAATCACGAAGAAACCAGATTAGCTGTCGCCTGTGAAAGGGCATTTCTTGAGACCCTTGATGGGTCCTGCCGCACTCCTATTGCTGGATATGCTTGCCGTGATGAGAATGGATATTGTGTGTTCAGAGGTTTGGTGGCATCCCCAGATGGAAGTCGAG TATTGGAGACATCAAGAAAAGGCTCCTATACTCTTGGGGATATGGTGGCAATGGGTAAAGATGCTGGAAAGGAATTGCTTGCAACGGCAGGCCCCGGTTTCTTTGATTGGTAA